In Drosophila yakuba strain Tai18E2 chromosome 2R, Prin_Dyak_Tai18E2_2.1, whole genome shotgun sequence, a single genomic region encodes these proteins:
- the LOC120321048 gene encoding ionotropic receptor 40a-like, which yields MKILLIDEIPVIQHARPCNELHNGYRAKFLTIVYWIAATYVLADVYSAQLTSQFARPAREPPINTLQSLQAAMIHDGYRLYVEKESSSLEMLENGTELFRQLYALMRQQELNDPQGFFIDSVEAGIKLIAEGGEDKAVLGGRETLFFNVQQYGSKNFQLSQKLYTRYSAVAVQIGCPFLGSLNKV from the exons ATGAAAATCTTGCTTATTGATGAAATACCAGTGATTCAGCATGCTCGAC CTTGCAATGAACTACATAACGGATACCGAGCCAAGTTTTTGACCATAGTATACTGGATAGCCGCGACTTATGTTTTGGCCGATGTATATTCAGCTCAACTAACAAGCCAGTTTGCGAGGCCTGCTCGCGAGCCACCAATTAATACTCTTCAGAGCCTGCAAGCAGCGATGATTCATGATGGTTACCGGCTATATGTTGAGAAGGAAAGCAGTTCATTGGAGATGTTGGAAAATGGGACAGAACTGTTTCGTCAGCTTTATGCTCTGATGAGGCAGCAGGAGCTCAATGACCCTCAAGGATTTTTTATTGATTCTGTAGAAGCCGGAATTAAACTAATTGCAGAAGGCGGTGAGGACAAGGCAGTGCTTGGAGGGCGTGAAACACTATTTTTTAACGTTCAGCAATACGGTTCAAAAAACTTTCAGCTCAGTCAAAAGCTCTACACACGTTATTCGGCGGTGGCCGTACAAATTGGATGCCCCTTCCTAGGAAGCCTTAATAAGGTGtaa